A stretch of DNA from Streptomyces xanthii:
CCCTCGTCTACGCGCTGCTCGCCCTGGCCGTGCTCATCGCCCTGCTCGGCATCGCCAACACGCTGACCCTCGCCGTGCACGAACGCACGCGCGAACTCGGCCTGCTGCGGGCCGTCGGCCAGACCCGGGCCCAGCTGCGCGCCATGGTCCGCTGGGAGTCGGTGCTCGTCGCCGCCTTCGGCACCGCGGGCGGGATCGTACTCGGCGGCTTCCTCGGCTGGGTCCTGGTCAAGGCCTCGGACGCGGCGAGCGACAGCGCGTTCGCCTTCGCGCTGCCGCCCGTGCAGCTCGTCGTCGTGGCCCTGGTCGGGCTCGCCGCCGGCGCCCTGGCGGGACTGCGCCCGGCCCGCAGGGCGGCACGGCTCGACGTACTGCGTGCCATCGCGACGGAGTGAACCGCCGCCGGTGGAGGATCACCGCCCGGTCAGCCTGCGACGGCGGACCGGGCGGGAGTCTGTAAGGGAGCGTCGGCGCTGCGCATCGCCGCTGTCCGGTACACCGGGTACGGGGCCACCGCCACCGTCGCCGCGGGGGCGGGCAGCGCGAACCACACGACCTTCCCCTCGACGCCGTGCCGGTGCGCGCCCCAGCTCTCGCTGACCGCCGCGACCATGGCGAGGCCGCGCCCGCACGTGGCGAACGTCTCGGCGTCCCGCACCTCGGGCAGCCGCGGATCCTGGTCGTGCACCGAGACCGTCAGCCGCTCACTGAGCAGCTCGATCTCCACGGTGCACTGCTTGTCCGGCCCCGCGTGCCGGTGGACGTTGGTCAGCAGCTCGGTCACCCCGAGCACCGCCAGGTCGATCAACGGCTCGAGATGCCAGTGGCGCAACTGCGCCGAAACGATGGACCGGACGTGGCCGATCCGCGACGGCAGGGCCTGGAGCTCCACCGTGCAATGCCTGCTCGGCTGGCTGATCACGACTGCCTCCCCGAATGAGTCCGGAAGACCGAATGAGTCCGGAAGAAGACGAGAACGGATCGAGCGGAGCGACCACACCGTGCCGGAACCGCCCGCTGCATGTCCGGCGGGCTGGTTCGCAGCGTCATCGCCGGTAAACCCTGAGTAGTGATGTGAGACCAGCGTGACTCAGGGGGCGTGTGCGTGCAACTCCGGCGGGTGACCGCGCCGGTGGCGGGAAGGGCGGGGCGGGACCGGTCTCAGCCGGAGCGGCCCGTCGCCTTGCGGACCGCCTCGATGAAGCGGCGCGCCGCGCGCGGCCCCGCGTCGCCGCCCATGTCACCGCTCTGATCGTCGCCCTGGCCGCCCAGCCGCAGCAGATAGCGCCGGCCGTCGACCTCCGCCGTCGCGCGGTCGGGGGACCCGAACCAGGGCTTGCCCGCGCGGACTTCACCGATCGGCGCGCTGTCGATCTCGCGCCCGTAGCTCGTCAGGAGCTCGAGTCTGCCGCCCCTGATCCGGACCTGCCCCGCCCGGGTCAGCGAGCGCAGCCGCCGCCCGATCCGTACGCCCGTGGCCGTGAACTCCGGTTCCGTCATGCCGCTCGCCCCCTTGGCCGTATCTGTCGTGTCCGTCGCGTCCGCCGAGACCGTGGTGTCCGTCGTGTCCGTGGTGTCCCGTCGTGCGTCGCCGTGCCGTGCAGTCTGCACGTGCCCCGCCCGCAGTACCAGTATGCCCACTCCACCAGGCCTTGCTTTGAGCTGCCCAAAGCAGTGTTTATGCAGGTGAGAAGCGTGTGGAAGGTGTCTATCATCGGGGGCGGACGCTCGGGACGATGCGAAGGAGTCGCGCGGTGAGCACGATGCAGCAGGGCCATCCTCGAGGCGAGGGCCCGGCCGGCGGGCCGATGCCGACGCTCGACGTCGACCACACGGATCCGGACTACCGGACCTGGCTCAAAGAAGCCGTCCGCAAGGTCCAGGCCGACAGCAACCGCTCGGCCGACACCCACCTCCTGCGCTTCCCGCTCCCCGAGCACTGGGGCATCGACCTCTACCTCAAGGACGAGTCGACCCACCCCACGGGCAGCCTCAAGCACCGGCTGGCCCGCTCACTGTTCCTCTACGGCCTGTGCAACGGCTGGATCCGGCCGGGCCGCCCGGTCATCGAGGCGTCCAGCGGCTCGACGGCCGTCTCCGAGGCCTACTTCGCGAAGCTGATCGGCGTCCCCTTCATCGCGGTGATGCCGCGTACGACGAGCGCCGAGAAGATCCGGCTGATCGAATTCCACGGCGGCCAGTGCCACTTCGTCGACGACTCCCGCACCATGTACGAGGAGTCGGCGGCCCTCGCGGCCCGCACCGGCGGCCACTACATGGACCAGTTCACCTACGCGGAGCGGGCCACCGACTGGCGCGGCAACAACAACATCGCGGAGTCCATCTACCGGCAGATGGAGCTGGAGCGCTACCCCTGTCCCACCTGGATCGTCGCCACCGCCGGCACCGGAGGCACCTCCGCGACCCTCGCCCGCTACGTCCACTACATGCAGCACGACACCCGCATCTGTGTCGCCGACCCGGAGAACTCCTGCTTCTTCGAGGGCTGGACGACGGACAACGCGGACGCGCGCAGCGACTGCGGCTCCCGCATCGAGGGCATCGGCCGGCCCCGCATGGAGCCCAGCTTCGTGCCCGGCGCCATCGACCGCATGATGAAGGTCCCCGACGCGGCCAGCGTCGCCGCGGTCCGCGCCCTCGAGCACGCCATCGGCCGCAAGGCGGGCGGTTCCACCGGCACCGGACTGTGGAGCGCCCTCAAGATCGTCGCCGAGATGGTGGCCGAGGGGCGCAGGGGCAGCGTCGTCACCCTGCTGTGCGACCCGGGCGACCGCTACCTGGACAAGTACTACTCCGACACCTGGCTCGCCGAACAGGGCCTGGACATCGGCCCGTACGCCGAGGCGATCGACCTGCTCCTGGAGACGGGCAACTGGCCGGAGTGATCGCAGTCAGGACACGGACTAGGCCGCGGTCGAGGCGAGGCGGCGCTCCAGGGCGCCGACCGCGTCGCGGAACGCGCGGCCGAGTCCCGCCCGCGCCGCCTTGAGACCGATACGGAACGGGGCGGCGCCGTCCGCCGCGAACGTCCACTGCACCCGCGAACCCCCGGGCACCGCGACGATCCGCCACTCCTCCAACAGCGCCCGCATCCCCGGCGCGTTGGTCTCGTCCACCCGGTACGCGTAGACCTCGTCGGGCTCCGCCGCCACGATCGTCTCCACGAAACGCGTGCCGCCCTTGAGCCGCACCTCGCGCCGCGTCCCGCCGTCCAGCGGCCGGGCCGAGGTCACCGCCGAGAACCACTGGGGCCAGCCGGCGACGTCCTCCGCCAGCGCCCGGTACACGGCACCGGGCGGCGCGGACACCTCACGGGCGAAGACCAGACGCAGCGGCGCGGTCTCCACGAAGTCCGGGCCGACGGGCAGCAGACGACGTGCCATGAACGCTCAGCTCCCACAGAGGACGACGGCTCGGCATGCTTGCGCGACACGCCCGGTGACCGGGCTCGCGCCACCATAGCGGCCGCGCCGTCAGATGTCTGTACCGCTCTCCGGCTCACCCGCGACGACCAGCCGCATGTGCTCGGAGACCTCCGCCCGCGCCTCCGGGGCGAGCCCGCGGTCCGTGACCAGCGTGTCGACCTGGTCGAGCGAGGCGAACGAACTCAGGCCCACCGTCCCCCACTTCGTGTGGTCCGCGACCACCACAACCCGGCGCGCGGACTGCACGAGCCGCCGGTTCGTCTCCGCCTCCGCCAGGTTCGGCGTCGACAGACCCGCCCGCGGACTGATCCCGTGCACACCGAGGAACAGCACGTCGAAGTGGAGCGCCGCGATCGCCTGGTCCGCGACCGGCCCCACCAGCGAGTCCGACGGCGTGCGCACCCCGCCGGTCAGCACCACCGTCGCCGCCCCCGGCCGGCTGCCCGCGCTGCGCTGTGCGGTGTGGAACACGTCGGCCACCCGCACCGAATTGGTCACCACCGTCAGGTCCGGCACGTCGAGCAGGTGCTGCGCCAGCGCGTACGTCGTCGTACCGCCGGACAGGGCGATCGCGGAGCCGGGCGCCGCCAGCGCCGCCGCCGCCCGCGCGATGTCCTCCTTGGCGCTCAGCTCCAGGCCCGACTTCGCCTCGAAGCCCGGCTCGTGGGTGCTCGCGTCGACGACCGGGACCGCGCCGCCGTGCACCTTCTCCAGGACGCCCTGACGGGCCAGCGCGTCCAGATCGCGGCGCACCGTCATGTCGGACACACCGAGCTGCCTGGTCAGTTCGTTGACCCGGACGCCGCCGCGGCGGCGGACCTCGTCGAGGATCAGGGTGCGGCGCTGCTCCGCGAGCAGGTTCTGATTCTCGCTCACGTCCCGTCGGGTCCCTTCGCCTCGTCACACCGGTCGCACCGCCGTCGTCCACGGTCCGCTCGTCATCCTCGCACGTGGCACCGACACCGGTGGCACCACCTGTCCCGCGCGCGAAGACCACCTGGGTGACAGGTCGGGGAGATTCGGTGACGAGGGGTACGCACACAAGCGGAGAGCCGGGATCCTGGTCCCCTGAAGAACGGGGGACACATCAATATGGCGCACGAACAGCACGACGGAGAAGGCGGCGGCCGGAACCCGAGGCGCGCGGACGAGACCGCCCTCGAACTCCTGGTGCACGGCGTCGGCGGCACCACGCCCGAAGCCATGCTCGACGATCCGCGCACCGTCCGGATCTCCGGCGACGACACCTCGGCCCTCTTCCGCCGCGTCACCGACCGCGACGCCGAGAAGCGGCCCGACGACTACCGCGGCAAGCCCGTCCCCGAGGCGTACGTGTGGTGCAACCTCACCTCGGGCAACGGCTCCCGCGCCCTGTGGCTGCTCCTGCTGCCCTTCATGGTCGTGAACCTGGCCCACTGGATGCGCCCCAACGCCCGGCAGAAGCCCAAGGCCGTGCGCCTGTACGGCCTGCTGATCCGCTTCATCGGCCTCACCCTGACCGTCCTCCTGGTCGCCGCGGCCTGCGAGGTCGCGCTCGACCTGGCCGCCTGGCAGTGCGCGGGCACCGTCGCGTGCGCCGAGCGGCACAGCTGGCTCGGCTTCCTCGCCGCGGGCCCGGACGGCAGCGGCGGATGGTGGAGCCAGCCCGGCCGCCGACTCGCCCTCGCCGCGATCGTGCCGACCGCGCTGACGACCCTCCTGTGGTACCTCTCGCACCGCACGTGGAGCGCCTACGAGTCGCAGCGCCCGCTGCCGCACGAGCCCGACGCCGACGACAGCGGCCCCACCTCCGCCCTCGGCAAGCCCGGCTTCTGGTACGGCCGCCGGCTCGTCGCCCGGCTGCGGGCCGCGCACACCGCCGCCGGACTGCTCACGGTGTCCGCCGCCGTCGGCACCTCCGCCGCCCGGTACGACCGCGGCTCCGGCGGCCCCGCGCTCCTGAACCTCCTCGGCTGGATCTTCGTCGGCGCGCTGATCGCCGGCGCCGCCACGGTCGTCGTCGTCGTGGCCCGGCGCGGCCGCAGCGAGAACCGCCTCGACACCACCATCGACCGCACCGTCCTGCGCGCCCTCCC
This window harbors:
- a CDS encoding ATP-binding protein, with protein sequence MISQPSRHCTVELQALPSRIGHVRSIVSAQLRHWHLEPLIDLAVLGVTELLTNVHRHAGPDKQCTVEIELLSERLTVSVHDQDPRLPEVRDAETFATCGRGLAMVAAVSESWGAHRHGVEGKVVWFALPAPAATVAVAPYPVYRTAAMRSADAPLQTPARSAVAG
- a CDS encoding L-cysteine desulfhydrase Cds1 → MQQGHPRGEGPAGGPMPTLDVDHTDPDYRTWLKEAVRKVQADSNRSADTHLLRFPLPEHWGIDLYLKDESTHPTGSLKHRLARSLFLYGLCNGWIRPGRPVIEASSGSTAVSEAYFAKLIGVPFIAVMPRTTSAEKIRLIEFHGGQCHFVDDSRTMYEESAALAARTGGHYMDQFTYAERATDWRGNNNIAESIYRQMELERYPCPTWIVATAGTGGTSATLARYVHYMQHDTRICVADPENSCFFEGWTTDNADARSDCGSRIEGIGRPRMEPSFVPGAIDRMMKVPDAASVAAVRALEHAIGRKAGGSTGTGLWSALKIVAEMVAEGRRGSVVTLLCDPGDRYLDKYYSDTWLAEQGLDIGPYAEAIDLLLETGNWPE
- a CDS encoding SRPBCC family protein; the protein is MARRLLPVGPDFVETAPLRLVFAREVSAPPGAVYRALAEDVAGWPQWFSAVTSARPLDGGTRREVRLKGGTRFVETIVAAEPDEVYAYRVDETNAPGMRALLEEWRIVAVPGGSRVQWTFAADGAAPFRIGLKAARAGLGRAFRDAVGALERRLASTAA
- a CDS encoding DeoR/GlpR family DNA-binding transcription regulator, with product MSENQNLLAEQRRTLILDEVRRRGGVRVNELTRQLGVSDMTVRRDLDALARQGVLEKVHGGAVPVVDASTHEPGFEAKSGLELSAKEDIARAAAALAAPGSAIALSGGTTTYALAQHLLDVPDLTVVTNSVRVADVFHTAQRSAGSRPGAATVVLTGGVRTPSDSLVGPVADQAIAALHFDVLFLGVHGISPRAGLSTPNLAEAETNRRLVQSARRVVVVADHTKWGTVGLSSFASLDQVDTLVTDRGLAPEARAEVSEHMRLVVAGEPESGTDI